The Candidatus Poribacteria bacterium genome includes a window with the following:
- a CDS encoding cytochrome ubiquinol oxidase subunit I produces the protein MSKKRVYLILGCVLLAYAFLAVAPVFAQDATEAEYRPFPKIGSRNAAWIAAQLHLLFGSFILGVPMFAVIIEFIGWKTKDMRYDRMAQEFIKLCMGAFSTTALLGGVLVFILIWCYPKVMTKLSGIFGPTMIFYVVLFFGETFTLYLYSYGWDKMQGRHKGWHLFLGVLLNVWGTAIMFVSNSWLSYQTSPATQYGVLSEGRRKSWIEERLAADPELTPETAMEGVTSHTMVPLHNETTGEFMGTLWDAVNNFTWMPVNIHRLVGNIAFGGSIVAAYAAFRFLVAKTKEDKAHYDWMGYTGNFIALCGLIPLPFLGYWLGREIYMFNNTMGINMMGSLFSWLFIIQAVMIGVLFIGANYYLWSGMGRIEGAEVYARYRPYMITVIIICVAIWMTPRTLSKISSASELSAMGGANHPHLGLFGLMTAKNTAVNIIILTTFLSFLFYRRSGKIPTASWKKVGNVAISAIFFLATVSIVVIGIVGFTVPTDLRVNILTPYQVLVALAVMAVVTIVDIFMYRKATTSGTIKWGEMTDRSQYVLILVAITFTSLMGLMGYARSGLREAWHIFGVMQDTSPDAFTPLLSEAVNMVAIIMVAFFALVGFIFWLGLWGEKKKQAAVAPVEGEIAVESDD, from the coding sequence ATGTCTAAAAAGAGAGTCTATCTCATACTCGGTTGTGTGCTGCTTGCTTATGCCTTTTTAGCAGTTGCACCGGTGTTTGCACAAGATGCAACCGAGGCAGAATATCGCCCCTTCCCGAAGATCGGCAGTCGGAATGCAGCATGGATTGCTGCGCAGCTGCACCTGTTATTCGGATCCTTTATTCTCGGTGTTCCGATGTTCGCTGTTATCATCGAATTTATCGGCTGGAAGACCAAGGACATGCGATATGACCGGATGGCGCAGGAGTTCATTAAACTCTGTATGGGTGCGTTTTCGACGACAGCCCTGCTCGGTGGTGTGCTCGTCTTCATCCTCATCTGGTGTTATCCAAAGGTCATGACCAAGCTCAGCGGAATATTCGGACCGACGATGATTTTTTACGTTGTTCTGTTCTTCGGTGAGACCTTTACGCTTTACCTCTACTCCTACGGATGGGATAAGATGCAAGGCCGCCATAAAGGGTGGCATCTCTTCCTCGGTGTTTTATTAAATGTGTGGGGGACGGCAATTATGTTCGTCTCTAATTCATGGTTGAGTTACCAAACGAGTCCGGCAACGCAATATGGCGTGCTATCTGAAGGACGGCGGAAGTCTTGGATTGAAGAGAGATTGGCTGCTGATCCAGAACTCACACCTGAAACCGCTATGGAGGGTGTTACAAGCCACACAATGGTGCCACTCCACAACGAGACAACAGGCGAGTTCATGGGCACGCTTTGGGATGCTGTCAACAATTTTACGTGGATGCCTGTTAATATCCACCGTCTCGTTGGAAACATCGCCTTCGGCGGTTCGATTGTGGCGGCTTATGCCGCGTTCCGATTCCTCGTCGCAAAGACGAAAGAGGACAAAGCACACTACGATTGGATGGGCTATACCGGAAACTTCATCGCACTCTGCGGACTGATACCGCTGCCGTTCCTGGGTTATTGGCTCGGTAGAGAAATCTATATGTTCAATAACACAATGGGCATCAACATGATGGGTAGTCTCTTTTCTTGGCTGTTCATTATTCAGGCGGTAATGATTGGTGTTCTATTTATTGGTGCGAACTACTACCTCTGGTCGGGTATGGGGCGCATTGAAGGGGCGGAGGTCTATGCGCGATACCGTCCGTATATGATTACGGTCATTATTATCTGTGTCGCCATCTGGATGACCCCGCGGACGCTCTCTAAAATCTCAAGTGCCAGTGAGCTGAGTGCGATGGGCGGTGCAAACCATCCACACCTCGGATTATTTGGCTTGATGACTGCCAAAAATACGGCTGTTAACATCATTATTCTCACGACTTTTTTGAGTTTCCTATTTTATCGGCGTTCAGGAAAGATACCTACGGCAAGTTGGAAAAAGGTTGGCAACGTTGCCATCTCTGCGATCTTTTTCCTTGCGACAGTCTCAATCGTAGTTATCGGCATCGTCGGATTTACCGTTCCGACAGATTTGCGTGTCAATATCCTGACCCCATATCAAGTTTTGGTTGCGCTTGCGGTGATGGCAGTTGTCACTATCGTTGATATTTTCATGTACCGCAAGGCGACAACGTCTGGTACCATTAAATGGGGCGAGATGACGGATCGCTCACAATACGTGTTAATTCTGGTGGCAATTACGTTTACGTCCCTGATGGGATTGATGGGATATGCGCGCTCAGGACTTCGAGAGGCGTGGCATATCTTCGGGGTTATGCAAGATACATCGCCGGATGCATTTACGCCGCTTCTCAGCGAAGCAGTGAACATGGTAGCGATCATCATGGTGGCCTTCTTCGCACTCGTTGGGTTTATTTTCTGGCTCGGTTTGTGGGGCGAAAAGAAGAAGCAAGCGGCAGTTGCTCCTGTAGAGGGAGAGATTGCTGTGGAGAGTGATGATTAG
- a CDS encoding cytochrome c yields MKRLSLFTICLIILVGSWIFLRFIIGNIISVPIPASVIAMYMGLILLAVLVHISVEDSLFREFLRPIRETLVDNNRRVRRRVIAVLIPLFLLGYTYSIIAQRANPPGSPRDAHPSPPLELTYKDEVIGTMQDVVNPFRHYEKDDPEAFKAHVENGRRVYHQNCFPCHGDHLDGQGHFAPYLQPLPANFQDPGIIPNFQESFFFWRIAKGGPGLPASGTPWDSAMPIWEDSLTKDEIWDVILFLSDYTGYQFRTFGEAH; encoded by the coding sequence ATGAAAAGATTGTCGCTCTTCACAATATGTCTCATAATTCTGGTCGGTTCTTGGATCTTCCTGCGATTTATTATTGGGAATATCATCTCAGTGCCGATACCGGCAAGCGTGATTGCGATGTATATGGGGTTGATTCTACTCGCTGTCTTGGTGCATATCTCTGTTGAGGATTCACTGTTTCGCGAGTTTCTGCGCCCCATCCGTGAAACGCTCGTTGATAACAATCGCCGTGTCCGCCGCCGCGTTATCGCTGTGTTGATTCCGCTTTTTCTGCTCGGTTATACCTATTCGATTATTGCCCAGCGGGCAAACCCCCCTGGAAGCCCGCGTGACGCGCACCCTTCGCCGCCGCTTGAATTGACTTATAAAGATGAGGTCATTGGCACGATGCAAGATGTCGTGAACCCCTTCCGGCATTACGAAAAAGATGATCCGGAAGCGTTCAAAGCGCATGTTGAAAACGGTAGACGTGTCTATCATCAGAATTGCTTTCCGTGCCATGGAGATCATCTTGATGGGCAAGGACATTTCGCACCATATCTCCAGCCGCTCCCTGCTAATTTCCAAGACCCGGGAATTATTCCGAACTTCCAAGAATCTTTCTTCTTTTGGCGAATAGCAAAAGGCGGCCCGGGATTACCTGCATCGGGAACGCCGTGGGATTCGGCAATGCCTATCTGGGAAGACTCCTTAACAAAAGACGAAATTTGGGATGTCATCCTTTTTCTGTCTGACTACACCGGTTATCAATTCCGTACCTTTGGGGAGGCACACTAA
- a CDS encoding cytochrome c, producing MRHLIVVVVMILVWLNGLIWLARQVDPSTKYQSQVEYKYARYCAGCHGNNGEGNGRIGRFKKLDPADLTDNSLWEMHSDEQLLDSINAGKNDMPAFYYYLNDEEQREILDYIKETFRR from the coding sequence ATGAGACACCTTATCGTCGTTGTTGTCATGATTCTTGTGTGGCTCAATGGGTTAATTTGGTTGGCAAGACAGGTTGACCCGAGTACGAAATATCAGTCGCAGGTTGAATACAAGTATGCCCGATACTGCGCGGGGTGCCATGGGAACAACGGGGAAGGCAACGGACGGATCGGACGTTTCAAAAAATTGGATCCCGCAGACTTAACAGACAACAGCCTGTGGGAGATGCACAGCGATGAGCAATTGCTGGATAGCATCAACGCTGGGAAAAACGATATGCCAGCGTTCTATTACTATCTCAATGATGAGGAACAGCGGGAGATTCTTGACTATATTAAGGAGACGTTTCGTCGGTAA